A genomic window from Brachyspira sp. SAP_772 includes:
- a CDS encoding dihydrodipicolinate synthase family protein → MSKQKNWKTIFPAISIPLNDDYSINEPELRKYVKWLASFDEIKGLVCNGHTGEITSLRRSERKRVVEIVADEVGDKVTIISGINCENTIESIEMAKEVKEAGADGILLMPPHMWLRFGMHPRAPFEYVKDVAEGADIDIIIHLYPATTKAFYPVETLIEMANKIEHVKCIKMGTRVMPKYEHDIRELREKAPHISLITCHDETLLSSMFPGVDGALIGFAGCIPELITEAWKAVKAQNYAEIKKYDDLIYPISQAIYGEGQPSGEAHARLKETLVQRGIFKSALMRRPVLPLCQEEKDIIKNALAKSKVPNVTL, encoded by the coding sequence ATGTCAAAACAAAAAAATTGGAAAACTATATTTCCAGCAATATCAATACCATTAAATGATGATTATAGTATTAACGAGCCTGAATTAAGAAAATATGTTAAATGGTTAGCATCTTTTGATGAAATAAAAGGTTTAGTTTGTAACGGACACACAGGAGAAATAACTTCATTAAGAAGAAGCGAAAGAAAAAGAGTAGTAGAAATAGTAGCTGATGAGGTAGGAGATAAAGTTACTATTATATCAGGAATAAACTGTGAAAACACTATAGAATCTATAGAAATGGCTAAAGAGGTTAAAGAAGCTGGTGCTGATGGTATACTTTTAATGCCTCCTCATATGTGGTTAAGATTTGGAATGCACCCTAGAGCACCTTTTGAATACGTAAAAGATGTAGCAGAAGGAGCCGATATAGATATTATTATACACCTTTATCCTGCAACTACAAAAGCATTTTATCCTGTTGAAACTTTAATCGAAATGGCTAATAAGATAGAACATGTAAAATGTATAAAAATGGGTACAAGAGTAATGCCAAAATATGAACATGATATAAGAGAACTTAGAGAAAAAGCTCCTCATATATCTTTAATAACATGCCATGATGAAACTTTATTAAGTTCTATGTTCCCTGGAGTAGATGGTGCATTAATAGGATTTGCAGGCTGTATTCCAGAATTAATAACAGAAGCTTGGAAAGCAGTAAAAGCACAAAATTATGCAGAAATAAAAAAATACGATGATTTAATCTACCCTATTTCTCAAGCTATATATGGAGAGGGTCAACCTTCAGGTGAGGCTCATGCTAGATTAAAAGAGACTTTAGTACAAAGAGGAATATTTAAATCTGCTTTAATGAGAAGACCTGTACTACCTTTATGTCAGGAAGAAAAAGATATAATTAAAAATGCTTTGGCAAAAAGTAAAGTTCCAAATGTAACATTATAA
- a CDS encoding Cof-type HAD-IIB family hydrolase, producing MRNIKLIATDLDGTLLNNDSEISDYNRDVLKDCINNGIELILASGRPFDGLKRYNKYLDNNNYSIVCNGSVITDSEGNIVYNEVIKENDVLYLMDIAKSYDVYLHVYNGNQYIVSQEDIYFKNYAKKENITDVVIGFDLLDNYNFSKMLFIGENNVLSNLETYIRENLDVHTSFSHPNFLEVLASGINKGSALKWLCDKKGIDRKNVIAFGDNYNDIEMIEFAGIGVAMENAEDILKQRADYVALSNEDDGLGKFLEEII from the coding sequence ATGCGTAATATAAAACTAATAGCCACAGATTTAGACGGTACACTTCTTAATAATGATAGTGAGATAAGCGATTACAATAGAGATGTATTAAAAGATTGCATTAATAATGGTATAGAGCTTATATTAGCTAGCGGAAGACCTTTTGATGGGCTTAAAAGATACAACAAATATTTAGACAATAATAATTATTCTATAGTTTGTAATGGTTCTGTTATTACTGATAGTGAAGGAAATATTGTATATAATGAAGTTATTAAAGAAAATGATGTATTGTATTTAATGGATATTGCTAAAAGCTATGATGTTTATTTGCATGTTTACAATGGCAATCAGTATATAGTTTCTCAAGAGGATATATATTTCAAAAATTATGCAAAAAAAGAAAATATTACTGATGTTGTAATAGGATTCGATTTACTTGACAATTATAATTTTAGTAAGATGCTATTTATTGGTGAGAACAATGTGCTTTCTAATCTTGAAACTTATATAAGAGAAAATCTTGATGTTCACACTTCATTTTCGCATCCTAATTTTTTAGAGGTTTTAGCTTCTGGTATAAATAAGGGCAGTGCTTTAAAATGGTTATGCGATAAGAAGGGCATTGATAGAAAAAATGTTATAGCTTTTGGAGATAATTATAATGATATAGAGATGATTGAGTTTGCGGGTATTGGGGTTGCTATGGAGAATGCTGAGGATATTTTAAAACAAAGAGCTGATTATGTTGCTTTGTCTAATGAAGATGATGGATTAGGAAAGTTTTTGGAGGAAATTATTTAA
- a CDS encoding Cof-type HAD-IIB family hydrolase, giving the protein MNNNIKLIATDLDGTLLNEDKKITDYNKNIITKLIDRGIDVVISTGRPISAMHFFYEELKNNNESIVFNGAMVVDNNFNCIFSNPLKKDIAKKIINLYKEKYIKDASLIIYSIKEYIVAKDNFKFQTHTEKIDKKNKIIGLENFNYNIEVQKMVILGETDMLEEIQKTIDNLFTVHTSFSEPHFLEILSENTNKANALKWLCDKKGIDRNSVMAFGDNYNDLEMIKFAGVGVAMGNAEDNVKKNAKYIADTNNNNGVGVFLKDFFNL; this is encoded by the coding sequence ATGAACAACAATATAAAGTTAATAGCTACCGATTTAGATGGTACTCTTCTTAATGAAGATAAAAAAATAACAGATTATAATAAAAATATTATAACTAAATTGATAGATAGAGGAATTGATGTTGTAATTTCTACAGGAAGACCTATATCTGCTATGCATTTTTTTTATGAAGAATTAAAAAATAATAATGAATCTATAGTATTCAATGGGGCTATGGTTGTTGATAATAATTTTAATTGTATTTTTAGCAATCCTTTAAAAAAAGATATAGCAAAGAAAATAATAAATCTTTATAAAGAAAAATATATAAAAGATGCTTCATTAATTATATATTCTATAAAAGAATATATAGTTGCAAAAGATAATTTTAAATTTCAAACTCATACAGAAAAAATTGATAAAAAAAATAAAATAATAGGTTTAGAAAATTTTAATTATAATATTGAAGTTCAAAAGATGGTCATACTCGGAGAAACTGATATGTTGGAAGAGATACAAAAAACAATTGATAATTTATTTACAGTTCACACTTCTTTCTCTGAGCCTCATTTTTTAGAGATACTTTCAGAAAATACAAATAAGGCTAATGCTTTGAAATGGTTATGCGATAAGAAAGGTATTGATAGAAACAGTGTAATGGCTTTTGGAGATAATTATAATGATTTAGAGATGATTAAGTTTGCAGGTGTTGGTGTTGCTATGGGTAATGCTGAGGATAATGTGAAAAAGAATGCTAAGTATATAGCAGATACCAATAATAATAATGGTGTAGGAGTATTTTTAAAAGATTTCTTTAATCTATAG
- a CDS encoding phosphohydrolase gives MDNEYYEIEFETIIRAKTKIYNDDITIKCQNMNGIVTHFEGKAIDIFIEEIKNNNILLKNSRFYTNVLLDEKEIFEKEIFNEAEYFYHIYLNCIPYSNNLKNKNLNTLREISKEKSDEKFLLLDVKLNRLKELFKSNKKLNNEIVLLIDQILTDIGILIRTDFIKYIKNIGNSTVESNKINGKEMYLYHIMRNIVYYLEKEYIYNYIFNAYNDLQDINMLSHSNRVCLMMIDFLHYYNREFVKGLGNKLRLDYKNKYREIYRKVTSNFYSDISTENLENVFKLGIRKFTDSEIIYFAIGSLYHDISLLKIFDSVPMNNFLRDTDNNQDLHALKAYNFIKKTLKFKDDISLLVGLHHDYYGYSSNSLINKFSTEKDQEHILSFEAEDIINGEALAYVPSKILEILDTYDVLVFMNSKKKENLKDVLINMRDNLITNKIKLDPILFNLFTNFLHEVSDIKLISLSID, from the coding sequence ATGGATAATGAATACTATGAAATAGAATTTGAAACCATAATAAGAGCAAAGACCAAAATATATAATGATGACATTACTATAAAATGCCAAAATATGAATGGAATAGTTACTCATTTTGAAGGTAAGGCTATTGATATATTTATAGAAGAAATAAAGAATAATAATATTTTATTAAAAAACTCAAGATTTTACACAAATGTATTATTAGATGAAAAAGAAATATTTGAAAAAGAAATATTTAATGAAGCTGAATATTTTTATCATATTTATTTAAACTGTATACCTTATTCAAATAATTTAAAGAATAAAAACTTAAATACATTGAGAGAGATTTCCAAAGAAAAAAGTGATGAAAAATTTTTATTATTAGATGTTAAACTAAATAGATTAAAAGAACTTTTCAAATCAAATAAAAAACTCAATAATGAAATAGTTTTATTAATAGATCAAATATTAACAGATATAGGCATTCTTATTAGAACAGATTTTATTAAATATATAAAAAATATAGGAAATTCTACTGTTGAGAGTAATAAAATTAATGGAAAAGAGATGTATCTTTATCATATAATGAGGAATATAGTTTATTATTTGGAAAAAGAGTATATTTATAATTATATTTTTAATGCGTATAATGATTTACAAGATATTAACATGCTATCACATAGTAATAGAGTTTGTTTAATGATGATTGATTTTTTGCATTATTATAACAGAGAATTTGTGAAAGGATTAGGAAACAAATTAAGATTAGATTATAAAAATAAATATAGAGAAATATATAGAAAAGTTACTAGTAATTTTTACAGCGATATATCTACAGAAAATTTAGAAAATGTATTTAAACTAGGTATTAGAAAATTTACAGATTCAGAAATAATATATTTTGCTATAGGCTCATTATATCATGATATATCACTACTTAAAATATTTGATTCAGTACCTATGAATAACTTTCTAAGAGATACAGACAATAATCAAGACCTGCATGCATTAAAAGCTTATAACTTTATAAAGAAAACTTTAAAATTTAAAGATGATATTTCTTTATTGGTAGGACTTCATCATGATTATTATGGATATTCTTCAAACAGTTTGATAAATAAATTCTCAACTGAAAAAGATCAAGAACATATACTATCTTTTGAAGCAGAAGATATTATTAATGGTGAGGCATTAGCTTATGTACCTTCTAAAATATTAGAGATATTAGATACTTATGATGTATTAGTTTTTATGAATTCAAAGAAAAAAGAAAATTTAAAAGATGTATTAATTAACATGAGAGATAATCTTATAACCAATAAAATAAAATTAGACCCTATATTATTTAATTTATTTACAAATTTTTTGCATGAAGTTTCAGATATAAAATTAATTTCATTATCTATAGATTAA
- a CDS encoding phosphohydrolase, with product MDKYYEIEFETIIRSKIKIYNDDITIKCQNMNGIVTYFEGKAIDIFIDEIKKNNLLLKNSKFYTSVLLDKKEIPNKEKFNAAEYFYRIYLNCIPYSNKLKDENNETLNKICKEKSEERFLFLETNVDKLKSIFKSTKKINLDTLYLIDRTLSDIGILIRTDFIKYIQAIKKSLAIGNKVDKKDMYIYHIMSSIVSYLEHNRVFNYIFDNADFQDINMISHSNRTALMMMEFMHYYNKEFKNRLGNKLRLEYKNKYIDKYKKITSHFGSDIPIDNLERVFKFGIRKFSSTEIVNFSIGALYHDIGLLKIFDSVPMNNFLKDTDNNQDLHALKGYNFIKKTLNFQDDVSLLVGLHHDYYGYSKNNLIKQFLNNKYPDNILSFEAEDFIKGEVYAYVPSKILEIADIFDVLVFMNSKKKEKVEDVLIYIKDKLMAEEIKLDPIILDLFIDYLSETYQIKLNVTN from the coding sequence ATGGATAAATACTATGAAATAGAATTTGAAACCATAATAAGATCAAAGATAAAAATATATAATGATGATATTACTATAAAATGCCAAAACATGAATGGAATAGTTACTTATTTTGAAGGTAAAGCTATTGATATATTTATAGATGAAATAAAAAAGAATAATCTTTTACTAAAAAATTCAAAATTCTACACAAGTGTATTATTAGATAAAAAAGAAATCCCCAATAAAGAAAAATTTAATGCAGCTGAATATTTTTACCGTATTTATTTAAATTGTATACCCTATTCTAATAAACTAAAAGATGAAAATAATGAAACTTTAAATAAAATATGCAAAGAAAAATCTGAAGAACGTTTCTTATTTTTAGAGACAAATGTTGATAAATTAAAATCTATATTTAAATCTACAAAAAAAATAAATTTAGATACATTGTACTTAATAGATAGAACATTAAGCGATATAGGAATATTAATAAGAACTGATTTTATCAAATATATACAAGCTATAAAAAAATCTCTTGCTATAGGGAACAAAGTGGATAAAAAAGATATGTATATTTATCATATAATGAGCAGCATTGTTTCTTATTTAGAGCATAATCGAGTTTTTAATTATATTTTTGATAATGCTGATTTTCAAGATATTAATATGATATCACATAGCAATAGAACTGCTTTAATGATGATGGAGTTTATGCATTATTATAATAAAGAGTTTAAAAATAGATTAGGAAATAAATTAAGATTAGAATATAAAAATAAATATATAGATAAATATAAAAAAATAACATCACATTTTGGAAGCGATATACCAATAGATAATTTAGAAAGAGTATTTAAATTTGGAATAAGAAAGTTTAGCAGTACTGAAATAGTTAATTTTTCTATAGGAGCTTTATATCATGATATAGGTTTATTAAAAATATTTGATTCAGTACCTATGAATAATTTCCTAAAAGATACAGATAACAATCAAGACTTACATGCATTAAAAGGTTATAACTTTATAAAGAAAACTTTAAACTTTCAAGATGATGTATCATTATTAGTAGGACTTCATCATGATTATTATGGATATTCAAAAAATAATCTTATAAAACAATTTTTAAATAATAAATATCCAGATAATATATTGTCATTTGAAGCAGAAGATTTTATAAAAGGCGAAGTATATGCCTATGTGCCTTCAAAAATATTAGAAATAGCAGATATATTTGATGTATTAGTTTTTATGAACTCAAAGAAAAAAGAAAAAGTTGAAGATGTATTAATATATATAAAAGATAAACTAATGGCAGAAGAAATAAAATTAGACCCTATTATTTTGGATTTATTTATTGATTATCTATCTGAAACATATCAAATAAAATTAAATGTTACAAATTAA
- a CDS encoding TonB-dependent receptor domain-containing protein, which yields MRRFLLLIFIIIVILSYNLFSYIEENTNFDNITEENTNHFFDSYLIIRKSDIKSSKSKNLAEIIKEFSNINIKNKKVYSQSAFIINGTRLNNEEKKIYLFLYDKNNIDSIDIRYNIYDGNIVYNIITSRYSQGEELIYKNILENVSLDFTNEKITYKKIETNSSKTYGNLNVLNYKIKKDDNSLNFKLDTSGEEKGFSGRKSKNADLRTYLKSDVSFNLKPIDEISFTGKYFLDLQTDIGLLGQNETNNIKNQNIYQGGTFGVKLKPVDFIIIESMYFVTSKRDTLTITNNKYLMAQGNKTTITFNIPLASINSSIRLKGNYSYLYGENTYNLSVNNNSLPGLPKHQFNTSVEYVYGINLNYEYALMFNVQYIGDDYNNTTKSDMTKSYTTFDLISSFNYKKTVSLKYGIKNILDVKYETIKGYPISSREYFADITVVF from the coding sequence ATGAGAAGATTTTTATTATTAATATTTATTATAATTGTTATTCTTTCTTATAATTTGTTTTCATATATAGAGGAGAATACTAATTTTGACAATATAACAGAAGAAAACACTAATCATTTTTTTGATAGTTATTTAATTATTAGAAAAAGTGACATTAAATCTTCTAAGTCAAAAAACCTAGCAGAGATTATAAAAGAGTTTAGCAATATTAATATAAAAAATAAAAAAGTATATTCTCAGTCCGCTTTTATAATTAATGGTACAAGATTAAATAATGAAGAGAAGAAGATATATTTATTTTTGTATGATAAAAATAATATAGATTCTATTGATATAAGATATAATATTTATGATGGAAATATAGTTTATAATATAATTACTTCCAGATATTCTCAGGGTGAAGAATTGATTTATAAAAACATATTAGAAAATGTTTCTTTAGACTTTACAAATGAAAAAATAACTTATAAAAAAATAGAAACAAATTCAAGCAAAACTTATGGTAATTTAAATGTGTTGAATTACAAAATAAAAAAAGATGATAATTCACTCAATTTTAAATTAGATACATCTGGAGAGGAGAAAGGTTTTAGCGGAAGGAAGAGTAAGAATGCAGATTTAAGAACATATTTAAAAAGCGATGTAAGTTTTAATTTGAAACCCATTGATGAGATAAGCTTTACTGGTAAATATTTTTTAGATTTGCAAACAGATATTGGTTTACTCGGACAAAATGAAACAAATAATATAAAAAATCAGAATATATATCAAGGCGGAACTTTTGGAGTAAAACTTAAACCTGTTGATTTTATAATAATAGAAAGCATGTATTTTGTAACAAGCAAAAGAGATACTTTAACTATTACAAATAATAAATACTTAATGGCACAAGGAAATAAAACAACCATTACTTTTAATATACCATTAGCTTCTATCAATTCGAGTATTAGATTAAAGGGAAATTATTCTTATCTTTATGGAGAAAATACATATAATTTAAGTGTTAATAATAATTCACTTCCCGGTCTTCCAAAGCATCAATTTAATACTTCTGTAGAATATGTTTATGGTATTAATTTAAATTATGAATATGCTTTGATGTTTAATGTTCAGTATATAGGAGATGATTATAATAATACTACTAAAAGTGATATGACTAAATCTTATACCACTTTTGATTTGATATCTTCTTTTAATTATAAAAAGACAGTTTCTTTAAAATATGGAATAAAAAATATTCTAGATGTAAAATATGAAACTATAAAGGGCTATCCTATATCGAGTAGGGAGTATTTTGCTGATATTACAGTAGTTTTTTAA
- a CDS encoding TspO/MBR family protein, with translation MKKRYFIIPIITIAICLFMGYLAGISVKADNFSWYNSLNRSPLNPPNIIFPIAWSILYILMGISIAIIINKYIDEKDLEIKKNIKNYIFLFIVQFILNMFWTYIFFGLKSPLFGFIEIIILDILIIITMMKFKTISKAASYILIPYILWCLFASYLTFHVLIFN, from the coding sequence ATGAAAAAAAGATACTTTATAATTCCTATTATAACTATTGCAATTTGTTTATTTATGGGATATTTAGCTGGAATATCTGTTAAAGCTGATAATTTCTCATGGTATAATTCTCTAAATAGATCTCCTCTAAACCCTCCAAATATAATATTTCCCATAGCTTGGAGTATATTATATATTTTAATGGGTATATCAATAGCAATTATAATTAATAAATATATAGATGAAAAAGATTTAGAAATAAAGAAAAATATTAAAAATTATATATTTCTTTTTATCGTTCAATTTATTTTAAATATGTTTTGGACTTATATATTCTTTGGTTTAAAAAGTCCGTTATTTGGTTTTATAGAAATAATAATTTTAGATATACTCATTATAATTACAATGATGAAATTTAAAACTATATCTAAAGCAGCAAGTTATATATTGATACCTTATATTTTATGGTGTTTATTTGCAAGCTACCTAACTTTTCATGTATTAATATTTAATTAA
- a CDS encoding squalene/phytoene synthase family protein, with protein MGTKITNKYLLDLVSRSFALTIPLLDKNKKSKVEVQYLLARIIDTIEDSMHNTNDKETLITGFINILKSSSLENVKNLDNFKHIVLEKTINDNDKILIENIDLVLKTFFSFDYHIKNMSISYLNEMGYGMIYYQDHTINNFEDLNDYCYYVAGTVGVYLTELIRALDNLSLDREKAKKFGRFLQKVNIIKDVRNDFKENRIFWPKNLFNDDNIGSYFQDETYRDKSIEVLNKMVDNAMDDFEDTIKYIMEIEKKAVGYRHFCLIAALMAYKTLKIMYNNYNVFSGEPIKIPKKETMDIVAKAKANYYTNKKLEDLIETHLSEKYEKIVKEDK; from the coding sequence ATGGGAACAAAAATTACAAACAAATATTTACTTGACTTAGTATCTAGAAGCTTTGCTTTAACTATACCGCTATTAGACAAAAATAAAAAATCTAAAGTGGAAGTGCAATATTTATTAGCAAGAATTATAGACACTATAGAAGATTCTATGCATAACACTAATGATAAAGAAACTTTAATAACAGGTTTTATAAATATATTAAAATCTTCAAGTTTAGAAAATGTTAAAAATCTTGATAATTTTAAGCATATAGTATTAGAAAAAACAATAAATGATAATGATAAAATATTGATAGAAAATATTGATTTAGTATTAAAGACATTTTTTAGTTTTGATTATCATATAAAAAATATGTCTATATCATATTTAAATGAAATGGGTTATGGAATGATATATTATCAGGACCATACTATAAATAATTTTGAAGATTTAAATGATTATTGTTATTATGTTGCGGGAACGGTTGGAGTATATTTAACAGAGCTTATTAGAGCTTTGGACAATTTATCACTTGACAGAGAAAAGGCAAAAAAGTTTGGAAGATTTCTTCAAAAAGTGAACATTATAAAAGACGTGAGAAATGATTTTAAAGAAAACAGAATATTTTGGCCTAAGAATTTATTTAATGATGATAATATAGGTTCATACTTTCAAGATGAAACTTATAGAGATAAATCTATAGAGGTTCTAAATAAGATGGTTGATAATGCCATGGACGATTTTGAAGATACAATAAAATATATAATGGAGATAGAAAAAAAGGCTGTTGGATATAGGCATTTTTGTTTGATAGCAGCATTGATGGCATATAAAACCTTAAAAATAATGTATAACAATTATAATGTGTTTTCTGGCGAGCCTATTAAAATACCAAAAAAAGAAACTATGGATATTGTTGCTAAAGCAAAGGCTAACTATTATACAAATAAAAAATTAGAAGACTTGATAGAAACTCATTTATCTGAGAAATATGAAAAAATAGTAAAAGAAGATAAATAA
- the ispF gene encoding 2-C-methyl-D-erythritol 2,4-cyclodiphosphate synthase — protein sequence MRIGYGYDSHIFQENRKLILAGIEIPYHLGLKGHSDADAVIHALIDSIFGALALGDIGSHFPDNDENYKDISSMELLKQTISIMKEKNYTISNTDITIIIEKPKMRDFIDLMRENLSKALNTSIDNISIKAKTNEKMDAVGEGKAVAVHCVTLLEKI from the coding sequence ATGAGAATAGGATATGGATATGATTCACATATATTTCAAGAAAATCGTAAATTAATTTTAGCAGGAATAGAAATACCATATCATTTAGGATTAAAAGGTCATTCAGATGCCGATGCTGTAATACATGCTTTAATAGATTCTATATTTGGAGCATTAGCTTTAGGAGATATAGGAAGTCATTTTCCAGATAATGATGAAAACTATAAAGACATATCTTCTATGGAACTATTAAAACAAACAATCTCTATTATGAAAGAAAAAAATTATACTATATCAAACACTGATATTACTATCATCATAGAAAAACCAAAGATGAGAGATTTTATAGATTTAATGAGAGAGAATCTATCAAAGGCTCTTAATACTAGTATAGATAATATTTCTATTAAAGCTAAAACAAATGAAAAAATGGACGCTGTGGGCGAAGGTAAAGCCGTAGCTGTACATTGCGTAACATTATTAGAAAAAATATAA